AATTTATAAGTTTACAGCATAGACAAAGTTTGTTGGCGCACGAGGACGTACGCCAACCACTGGATCTTTTTGAAAGCGTTTTCCGATTAATTTTTTTCAGAAAATCCGTCGATATTTCAGGTATCCCAGTCAATACTACCTCCGGTTATGATAAGCTATAAAATGCGCCCTTGCCAAGAAACTCAGCCCGGTCGCCCAACTCTTCCTCAATTCGCAGAAGCTGGTTGTATTTGCAAATTCTATCGGTACGGCTGGCTGAACCGGTTTTAATCTGCCCGCAGCCGGTGGCAACCGCAACATCGGCAATAGTGGAATCCTCGGTTTCGCCGGAACGATGCGAGACTACCGATGTGTAGTGCGCCTGCGAAGCTAATGTAATCGCCTGAAGTGTCTCTGTCAGGCTGCCTATCTGGTTAAGCTTAATCAGGACAGAGTTAGCAACTCCCATTTCAATACCGCGCCCGATACGTTCGACATTAGTAACGAATATATCATCGCCAACTATCTGGATTTTCTTGCCCATCTTGTCGGTCATTACTTTCCAGCCGTCCCAATCCTCCTCATCAAGACCATCCTCGATAGATATAATCGGATATTTATCCACTAAGCCTGCGTAATAATCAACCATCTCTTCAGAGGAAAGCATCTTGTTTTCAGATTTCAGATTATATTTGCCGTTCTCATAAAACTCGGATGAAGCAGGGTCTAAGGCTATGAAAGCATCCTCGCCGGGTTTGTAGCCTGCTTTTTCGATAGCGGTGAGAATAACCTGTATCGCTTCCTCATTCGATTTTAAATCGGGGGCAAATCC
This Candidatus Zixiibacteriota bacterium DNA region includes the following protein-coding sequences:
- the eno gene encoding phosphopyruvate hydratase, which encodes MSFIIDLRAREILDSRGNPTVEVECLLDSGEFGRAAVPSGASTGKFEAVELRDGDKERFFGKGVTKAVEHVNEDIAPRLIEAAFDVINQPAIDNFLIELDGTDNKQKFGANAILGVSLAVCKAAAASCALPLYRYIGGVNAATLPVPMMNIINGGSHADNNVDLQEFMVMPAGRPTFKEALRCGVEVFHNLKKVLSEKGYNTAVGDEGGFAPDLKSNEEAIQVILTAIEKAGYKPGEDAFIALDPASSEFYENGKYNLKSENKMLSSEEMVDYYAGLVDKYPIISIEDGLDEEDWDGWKVMTDKMGKKIQIVGDDIFVTNVERIGRGIEMGVANSVLIKLNQIGSLTETLQAITLASQAHYTSVVSHRSGETEDSTIADVAVATGCGQIKTGSASRTDRICKYNQLLRIEEELGDRAEFLGKGAFYSLS